A genome region from Streptomyces sp. NBC_01296 includes the following:
- a CDS encoding DUF7873 family protein has translation MPKLNQIIAVEKGVKSKSLQELTQAHQDVQKPALLAGISRTYQPKDEEGEQLPPESTRVQVKAEDVLRATAGTLTRLFDVTATKDWANRTAAADVVVDGTVLLPQVPVPYLLFLEKQLTDLHTFVRKLPVLDASEAWNLDPSTDAWKTDPVRTIRTKKVPRNHVKAEATEKHPAQVEVYYEDIPVGYWTTVKFSGALPARRVNELLDRVERLQQAVKFAREEANGTEVTDQRVGDAVFGYLFR, from the coding sequence GTGCCGAAGTTGAATCAGATCATCGCAGTGGAGAAGGGCGTCAAGTCCAAGTCTCTCCAGGAGCTGACCCAAGCCCACCAGGACGTCCAGAAGCCGGCGTTGCTCGCCGGTATCTCGCGGACGTACCAGCCCAAGGACGAGGAGGGCGAGCAACTGCCGCCCGAGTCCACGCGGGTGCAGGTCAAGGCGGAGGACGTGCTGCGCGCGACGGCGGGAACGCTGACGCGGCTGTTCGACGTGACGGCGACGAAGGACTGGGCGAACCGCACGGCGGCTGCGGACGTCGTCGTCGACGGAACGGTCCTGCTGCCCCAAGTACCCGTCCCGTACCTGCTGTTCCTCGAGAAGCAGCTCACCGACCTGCACACGTTCGTACGCAAGCTCCCCGTCCTGGACGCGTCGGAGGCGTGGAACCTCGACCCCTCGACGGATGCGTGGAAGACCGACCCGGTCCGCACGATCCGCACCAAGAAGGTGCCGCGCAACCACGTGAAGGCCGAGGCGACGGAGAAGCACCCGGCCCAGGTCGAGGTGTACTACGAGGACATCCCGGTCGGTTACTGGACGACGGTGAAGTTCTCCGGCGCGCTGCCGGCCCGCCGGGTCAACGAGCTCCTCGACCGGGTCGAAAGGCTCCAGCAAGCCGTCAAGTTCGCCCGCGAGGAGGCCAACGGCACCGAGGTCACCGACCAGCGCGTCGGGGATGCAGTGTTCGGCTACCTGTTCCGGTAG
- a CDS encoding glyceraldehyde-3-phosphate dehydrogenase, translated as MTVNDDSFTNWKNREEIAESMIPIIGKLHREQDVTILLHSRSLVNKSVVSILKTHRFARQIAGEELSVTETLPFLQALTTLDLGPSQIDIGMLAANYKADDRGLTVERFTAEAVAGATGANKIERGDGRDVVLYGFGRIGRLVARLLIEKAGSGNGLRLRAVVVRGGGEADLVKRASLLRRDSIHGQFQGTITVDEANSTIIANGNAIKVIYANDPSEVDYTEHGIKDAILIDNTGKWRDREGLSKHLRPGIDKVVLTAPGKGDVPNIVHGVNHDTIKPDEQILSCASCTTNAIVPPLKAMDDEYGVLRGHVETVHSFTNDQNLLDNYHKADRRGRSAPLNMVITETGAASAVAKALPDLKAPITGSSIRVPVPDVSIAILSLRLGRETTREEVLDYLRDVSLHSPLKRQIDFTTAPDAVSMDFVGSRHSSIVDAGATKVDGDNAILYLWYDNEFGYSCQVIRVVQHVSGVEYPTYPAPAV; from the coding sequence GTGACTGTCAATGACGACTCGTTCACCAACTGGAAGAACCGCGAGGAGATCGCGGAGTCGATGATCCCGATCATCGGGAAGCTGCACCGCGAGCAGGACGTGACGATCCTGCTGCACAGCCGCTCCTTGGTGAACAAGTCGGTGGTCAGCATCCTGAAGACCCACCGATTCGCCCGTCAGATAGCCGGCGAGGAGCTCTCCGTCACGGAGACCCTGCCGTTCCTGCAGGCGCTCACCACGCTGGATCTGGGCCCGTCCCAGATCGACATCGGCATGCTCGCCGCCAACTACAAGGCCGACGACCGCGGCCTGACCGTGGAGCGCTTCACCGCCGAGGCCGTCGCCGGTGCCACCGGTGCGAACAAGATCGAGCGCGGCGACGGCCGCGACGTCGTCCTGTACGGCTTCGGCCGCATCGGCCGCCTCGTCGCCCGCCTGCTCATCGAGAAGGCCGGCTCCGGCAACGGGCTGCGCCTGCGCGCCGTCGTCGTCCGCGGGGGCGGCGAGGCCGACCTGGTCAAGCGCGCCTCGCTGCTGCGCCGCGACTCGATCCACGGCCAGTTCCAGGGCACGATCACCGTCGACGAGGCGAACAGCACGATCATCGCCAACGGCAACGCCATCAAGGTGATCTACGCGAACGACCCGTCCGAGGTGGACTACACCGAGCACGGCATCAAGGACGCCATCCTCATCGACAACACGGGCAAGTGGCGTGACCGCGAGGGTCTGTCCAAGCACCTGCGCCCCGGCATCGACAAGGTCGTCCTGACGGCTCCGGGCAAGGGCGACGTCCCGAACATCGTCCACGGCGTCAACCACGACACCATCAAGCCGGACGAGCAGATCCTGTCCTGCGCCTCCTGCACCACCAACGCGATCGTCCCGCCGCTCAAGGCCATGGACGACGAGTACGGTGTCCTGCGCGGTCACGTGGAGACCGTCCACTCGTTCACGAACGACCAGAACCTGCTGGACAACTACCACAAGGCCGACCGTCGCGGCCGCTCCGCGCCGCTCAACATGGTCATCACCGAGACCGGCGCCGCCTCCGCCGTCGCGAAGGCGCTGCCCGACCTCAAGGCGCCGATCACCGGCAGCTCGATCCGCGTCCCCGTCCCGGACGTCTCGATCGCCATCCTGAGCCTGCGCCTGGGCCGTGAGACCACCCGCGAAGAGGTCCTCGACTACCTCCGCGACGTCTCGCTGCACTCGCCGCTCAAGCGCCAGATCGACTTCACCACGGCTCCCGACGCCGTCTCCATGGACTTCGTCGGTTCGCGCCACTCCTCGATCGTCGACGCGGGCGCCACCAAGGTGGACGGCGACAACGCCATCCTCTACCTCTGGTACGACAACGAGTTCGGCTACTCGTGCCAGGTCATCCGCGTCGTCCAGCACGTCTCGGGCGTCGAGTACCCGACGTACCCGGCCCCGGCGGTCTGA
- a CDS encoding helix-turn-helix transcriptional regulator — MSRRARVTPVEAGLPDGGARRRTPGLRREEVAVLAGVGVSWYQWLEQGRDITVSPQVLDSVGRVLKMSSAERRHLYVLAGLNPPALEVAPADRDMCQGLKRLIDAWMPFPAHIMDVYWNTVLYNDAAALVLGMRPEIVQNCLIAFFTDPIYKARSPHWADIACTVVAQYRAASSEWPEDEGFRAVIEEARELSPEFTALWDQRDIRPGGQIRKEIEHPVVGTLFVESTQLRVPARPDLSIVLHTPLPATDTAEKLEWLTSPEGRRGTMYPIAG; from the coding sequence ATGAGCAGACGGGCGCGGGTCACCCCCGTCGAGGCGGGCCTGCCCGACGGCGGGGCCCGCCGCCGCACCCCGGGGCTGCGCCGGGAGGAGGTCGCCGTGCTCGCGGGGGTCGGGGTGTCCTGGTACCAGTGGCTGGAGCAGGGCCGCGACATCACGGTGTCGCCGCAGGTCCTCGACTCGGTGGGGCGGGTCCTCAAGATGTCCAGCGCCGAGCGCCGGCACCTGTACGTACTGGCGGGGCTCAACCCGCCCGCGCTCGAAGTGGCGCCCGCCGACCGGGACATGTGCCAGGGGCTGAAGCGGCTGATCGACGCCTGGATGCCGTTCCCCGCGCACATCATGGACGTGTACTGGAACACCGTGCTGTACAACGACGCGGCCGCGCTCGTGCTCGGCATGCGCCCGGAGATCGTGCAGAACTGTCTGATCGCGTTCTTCACCGACCCCATCTACAAGGCCCGTTCCCCCCACTGGGCGGACATCGCCTGCACCGTGGTCGCCCAGTACCGGGCCGCGAGCTCGGAGTGGCCCGAGGACGAGGGGTTCCGCGCGGTCATCGAGGAGGCGCGGGAGCTCAGCCCCGAGTTCACCGCGCTGTGGGACCAGCGGGACATCCGGCCCGGCGGCCAGATCCGCAAGGAGATCGAGCACCCGGTCGTGGGGACGCTGTTCGTCGAGTCGACGCAGCTGCGCGTACCGGCCCGGCCCGACCTCTCGATCGTGCTGCACACCCCGCTGCCGGCCACCGACACGGCGGAGAAGCTGGAGTGGCTGACCTCGCCGGAGGGGCGCCGGGGAACCATGTACCCGATCGCCGGCTGA